Proteins co-encoded in one Timaviella obliquedivisa GSE-PSE-MK23-08B genomic window:
- a CDS encoding TPM domain-containing protein, with protein sequence MTNSLGRVNRSRTGLSHLLLSCLLGLVLVAGLWTVNIPNALATGVYSMPNLKAGDPTWVLDQAGVFSRLTQGELATKLENLAKATGDEVRLVTFHRLDYGETVETFTNELFQKWFPNSDEQDHQLLLVLDNVTNSVAIKAGEAVQANLPLETAESIAQETLMVPLRDGNKYNQAFSDASDRLIAVLTGEPDPGPPVVIDTTNTEGTFATAEETDDRSATILVVVLLALATIIPMATYYIYQAIQS encoded by the coding sequence ATGACGAATTCTCTAGGTCGAGTCAACCGCTCAAGAACAGGGCTATCCCATCTACTCCTATCCTGCCTGCTGGGATTAGTGCTAGTAGCAGGACTGTGGACTGTAAACATCCCCAATGCCCTTGCTACAGGTGTCTACAGTATGCCTAACTTAAAAGCAGGTGATCCGACTTGGGTACTCGATCAAGCAGGGGTGTTTAGCCGCCTCACCCAAGGAGAATTAGCTACCAAGCTAGAGAATTTAGCCAAGGCGACGGGCGATGAAGTCCGCTTAGTGACCTTTCATCGCCTAGACTACGGCGAGACCGTTGAAACCTTTACCAATGAGCTTTTTCAGAAATGGTTTCCTAACTCTGATGAGCAAGACCACCAATTGCTGCTCGTGCTAGATAATGTGACCAACTCAGTTGCTATCAAAGCAGGTGAGGCAGTGCAGGCAAATCTTCCGTTAGAAACGGCAGAGAGCATTGCCCAAGAAACCCTAATGGTGCCCTTGCGCGATGGCAATAAGTATAACCAGGCTTTTTCTGATGCCAGCGATCGCCTCATTGCCGTTCTCACCGGAGAACCTGACCCAGGCCCTCCCGTTGTCATTGACACCACCAATACCGAAGGCACCTTTGCCACTGCCGAAGAAACCGACGATCGCAGCGCCACCATTTTGGTCGTAGTACTGTTAGCCCTGGCTACCATTATCCCCATGGCAACTTATTACATCTATCAGGCGATTCAATCTTAA
- a CDS encoding DUF3038 domain-containing protein: MSTVKPSAQPDLEMLPLAGQPDPSQLDNIKAQLDLVLLALEALVNIGSEAILQAATELNLEAVVADRVALWRLRQSSPLRKGQGRKRLDVEEARSLVLIICHLAKQQQELIRRAVALLEQLTEQNREPHQVALLGDYLDRFSNVYQERMEEQENTSQAQLTQLALRLLIDLLFYSSPSGARRLWLALIDRATH, translated from the coding sequence ATGTCCACTGTTAAGCCTTCCGCCCAACCTGATTTGGAAATGCTGCCTCTCGCAGGACAGCCTGACCCCAGTCAGCTTGATAATATTAAGGCGCAACTCGATTTGGTGCTGCTGGCACTAGAGGCGCTGGTCAACATTGGCTCTGAAGCCATTCTGCAAGCGGCAACAGAGTTGAATTTGGAGGCTGTGGTGGCAGATCGAGTGGCGCTCTGGCGACTGCGGCAGTCTAGCCCACTGCGAAAGGGGCAGGGGCGGAAACGGTTGGATGTGGAGGAGGCGCGATCGCTAGTCTTAATCATTTGTCATTTGGCAAAGCAGCAGCAGGAGTTAATTCGGCGGGCGGTGGCATTGCTAGAGCAGTTGACGGAGCAGAACCGGGAGCCACATCAGGTGGCATTGTTGGGAGATTATTTGGATCGCTTTAGTAATGTGTATCAAGAGCGAATGGAGGAACAGGAGAATACCTCTCAGGCTCAATTAACGCAGTTAGCGCTGAGGCTATTAATTGATTTGTTATTTTATAGTTCTCCGAGTGGAGCCAGGAGGCTGTGGTTAGCTTTGATAGATCGGGCAACTCACTAA
- a CDS encoding DUF4335 domain-containing protein, whose translation MSSSVLRRYTPPTCTLEIAAIGSALSRWTDQAVLKNLRFELSFDDPTLTSDQQMTIRGDRNQLESLWEAVSSYVQTILLQPLEALRQHEPIDQLSASQLSASHWVEENGSAGHLHEAKINLQPKGRLRHELHLGTLASEEATVIPLTTLQLFDLANALDEYHAEALTLPSLGRSRWLKLAPTSWKQVAVAAVLVVGVSVPIVKFVTDLSAPQMATTASTKDVEISTAPRSGDLPAPLSPGTTPPPLTLTPLKPAVPLPPVGTTVFPAPVPGAASAPPLSSAPSAPVETVPVQPNTIEIPGEPSFPEIPSRPLEAPTTEAPPRLEGTQGFDSASQAVPQPSPESSNLTNELASAGLAPPEPESALSSPLSANGRSATPASNNQADEVKTYFQQNWQPPEGLVETLEYRLLLNPDGSLQRILPLGDDSANFLDRTNMPLLGEPFVSPTTGDQQPQIRVVLEPDGRVQTFLEYAD comes from the coding sequence ATGTCATCATCTGTTCTACGGCGATATACTCCTCCAACTTGTACCCTTGAAATAGCGGCGATCGGGTCGGCGCTGTCGCGTTGGACTGACCAGGCAGTGCTGAAGAATTTGCGGTTTGAGTTGAGTTTTGATGATCCCACCCTGACTTCAGATCAGCAGATGACAATTCGGGGCGATCGCAATCAGCTTGAGTCACTTTGGGAAGCAGTTTCAAGCTACGTACAAACAATTTTGCTTCAGCCCCTAGAAGCGCTGAGGCAGCATGAACCCATTGACCAATTGAGTGCCAGCCAATTGAGTGCAAGCCATTGGGTAGAGGAAAATGGTTCAGCGGGTCATTTGCATGAGGCGAAAATTAATCTTCAGCCCAAAGGCAGGTTAAGACACGAGTTGCACCTGGGCACTCTGGCAAGCGAAGAAGCAACGGTCATTCCTTTAACGACTTTGCAGTTGTTTGATTTGGCAAATGCTTTAGATGAATACCATGCTGAGGCATTGACTTTACCCAGCTTGGGGCGATCGCGCTGGTTGAAACTTGCTCCAACGAGTTGGAAGCAGGTGGCGGTGGCGGCGGTACTTGTCGTGGGGGTTTCGGTGCCAATCGTGAAGTTTGTTACCGATCTTTCTGCGCCTCAGATGGCGACGACCGCTTCAACTAAAGATGTAGAAATTAGCACGGCTCCAAGATCAGGAGATTTGCCTGCACCCTTATCTCCAGGGACAACGCCACCCCCTCTAACTTTGACTCCTCTAAAACCGGCTGTACCCTTGCCGCCTGTTGGAACAACTGTTTTTCCGGCTCCAGTGCCCGGTGCAGCCTCGGCTCCGCCTCTCTCATCCGCCCCATCTGCTCCTGTAGAAACGGTGCCAGTGCAGCCCAATACTATTGAAATTCCTGGGGAGCCCAGCTTTCCAGAAATTCCTAGTCGTCCTCTTGAAGCTCCCACGACGGAAGCCCCGCCTCGGTTAGAAGGGACACAGGGTTTTGATAGCGCTTCCCAGGCAGTACCTCAGCCGTCCCCAGAGTCTAGTAACCTTACCAATGAGCTAGCCTCAGCGGGTTTAGCCCCACCTGAACCTGAGAGTGCATTAAGTAGTCCATTAAGTGCCAATGGGCGATCGGCAACTCCTGCTTCTAATAATCAAGCAGACGAGGTAAAAACTTATTTCCAACAAAATTGGCAGCCGCCAGAAGGGTTAGTCGAAACATTAGAGTATCGACTATTGCTCAATCCAGATGGTTCATTGCAAAGGATTCTACCGTTGGGCGATGATTCTGCAAACTTCCTCGATCGCACCAATATGCCTCTATTGGGTGAGCCGTTTGTTTCACCTACTACAGGTGATCAACAGCCCCAAATCCGCGTGGTGCTAGAGCCAGATGGCAGAGTTCAGACGTTTTTAGAGTATGCTGACTAA
- the glcD gene encoding glycolate oxidase subunit GlcD — protein sequence MTLDPARSSQRDWLPIIRELEGVLGKSGVVKRREELLVYECDGLTSYRQRPEVVVLPRTTEQVAAVVKICDRHNVPFIARGAGTGLSGGALPVENCVLIVTALMKQILEVDLANQRVVVQPGVINNWVTQAVSGSGFYYAPDPSSQIICSIGGNVAENSGGVHCLKYGVTTNHVLGLKIVTPDGAIVDVGGKIAEMPGFDLTGVFVGSEGTLGIATEITLRILKAPEAIHVLLADFTSVEAAGQAVADIISAGIIPGGMEMMDNFSINAVEDVVATNCYPRDAIAILLIEIDGTEIEVAANSEQVATICRQNGARQITTAIEPQERLTLWKGRKAAFAAMGKISPDYYVQDGVIPRTQLQYVLREIEALSEQHGYKVANVFHAGDGNLHPLILYNNAIPGQLEQVEALGGDILKLCVKVGGSISGEHGIGADKRCYMPNMFSPTDLETMQWVRQVFNPKELANPGKIFPTPRTCGEAATAQANFPQVEKF from the coding sequence ATGACTCTCGATCCTGCTCGCAGCAGCCAGCGTGATTGGCTCCCCATTATTCGAGAACTTGAGGGAGTTCTAGGAAAAAGTGGGGTGGTGAAGCGGCGAGAAGAGCTATTGGTTTATGAGTGTGATGGCTTAACCAGCTATCGGCAGCGTCCAGAGGTGGTGGTGCTGCCCCGGACAACCGAACAAGTAGCAGCAGTCGTGAAAATTTGCGATCGCCACAACGTTCCCTTTATTGCTCGTGGAGCCGGAACGGGTTTATCGGGGGGCGCATTGCCTGTGGAAAACTGCGTGTTAATTGTGACAGCGTTGATGAAGCAAATTTTAGAAGTTGATCTTGCTAATCAGCGAGTCGTAGTGCAGCCTGGCGTGATTAACAACTGGGTTACCCAAGCCGTCAGCGGCTCCGGCTTCTACTATGCGCCTGATCCTTCTAGCCAGATTATTTGTTCTATTGGCGGCAATGTCGCAGAGAATTCTGGCGGCGTTCATTGCCTGAAGTATGGCGTGACCACCAATCACGTTTTGGGGCTAAAGATTGTTACGCCCGATGGCGCGATCGTCGATGTGGGTGGCAAAATTGCTGAGATGCCAGGGTTTGACCTAACGGGGGTTTTTGTGGGTTCGGAAGGAACCCTGGGGATTGCCACAGAGATTACGCTGCGAATTCTCAAGGCTCCGGAGGCAATTCATGTGCTGTTGGCAGACTTTACTAGCGTGGAAGCCGCAGGGCAGGCGGTCGCTGATATCATCAGTGCAGGCATTATTCCGGGCGGCATGGAAATGATGGATAACTTTAGCATCAATGCCGTTGAGGATGTGGTGGCTACGAATTGCTATCCACGGGATGCGATCGCCATTCTACTCATTGAGATTGATGGTACAGAGATAGAAGTCGCGGCAAACAGTGAACAGGTCGCAACCATCTGTCGGCAAAACGGCGCACGTCAAATTACCACTGCCATAGAACCTCAAGAACGCTTAACCCTTTGGAAAGGACGAAAGGCAGCGTTCGCCGCAATGGGTAAAATTAGCCCCGATTACTATGTTCAAGACGGCGTGATTCCGCGCACGCAGCTTCAGTATGTACTTAGAGAAATTGAGGCGCTGAGCGAACAGCACGGTTATAAAGTTGCCAATGTGTTCCATGCAGGCGATGGCAACTTACATCCACTCATTCTGTACAACAACGCCATTCCTGGGCAATTAGAGCAGGTTGAAGCACTAGGCGGTGACATCTTAAAGCTCTGTGTTAAGGTCGGCGGCAGTATCTCAGGAGAGCATGGTATTGGGGCAGACAAACGTTGCTACATGCCGAATATGTTTAGCCCCACAGACCTTGAAACGATGCAGTGGGTGCGGCAGGTTTTCAATCCTAAGGAGCTAGCAAATCCAGGAAAAATATTTCCCACACCGCGCACTTGTGGCGAGGCAGCGACCGCGCAAGCTAATTTTCCTCAGGTCGAGAAATTTTAA
- a CDS encoding HAMP domain-containing protein, translated as MLIQPLNRLISRISRRVPLQTFLTVPFLLQIVAVAGLTGGLSWLNAQKSVYELTAKLQDEISSGILLELKTYLAAPQLATRISNDAVQLGQLSLQDMPSLERYLFTQLTQFKSVSGIWIGTEQGSYRSVNRRGELRLQSSDGWDEGKVYDYKLNGMGDRGALLESFIRPPAQRMKWYEAAVTDRKPTWSEIFQTTDDQDLSLNASFPIYDPETGELLGVASAGVVLSKINAFLKNLQVSESGLVFVVEDDGKLVGTSASQPVYNRFQGKGDTVRLERINAADSRDPLIKATAQFLIKRYGDFTRVIADQRLNFINNGDRNFVKVVPFRDELGLDWLIVVVVPENDFMAQINTNTRTTFWLCAGAVLGTLLLGVIGSNWVAQPLLRLSRASRAIAEGDLYQRIPEQNPIKEMQVTAHAFNQMAERLTASFEQIEAANANLEGQVSDRTAQLVQAVEELERLNRIKDDFLSTVSHELRTPMSNIKLSTQMLEINLKRLGLLDSESSAIPRYFQILKEEGQREINLINNLLDLSRLNAKNDPIIPTAIHLNAWLPKLVKPFIERADSQEQAFYLEVADHLPTLTTDLFKLERILNELLNNACKYTPPGSKIIMSARVTEMTDNEGMQETADNCENGGSQSSHDPLTYSSVQAPATLRASALKHPQGVASRHPQELALKDCLRLSVSNSGVEIPPEEHHRIFDKFYRIPSSDPWKHGGTGLGLALVKGLVERLQGKITVRSAEGQTTFTVDLPLVGSEAA; from the coding sequence ATGCTTATTCAACCTCTAAATCGCCTAATTTCTCGGATTTCTCGAAGAGTTCCCCTACAAACTTTTCTGACAGTCCCATTTCTGCTACAAATTGTGGCTGTTGCCGGACTGACTGGTGGATTATCTTGGCTTAATGCCCAAAAATCTGTTTACGAACTGACCGCTAAACTGCAAGATGAAATTAGTTCTGGCATTCTGCTTGAGCTAAAAACCTATTTGGCAGCCCCTCAATTAGCAACTCGTATTAGTAATGATGCGGTGCAATTAGGGCAACTCAGCCTGCAAGATATGCCGTCGCTGGAGCGCTACTTATTTACGCAGTTGACTCAGTTTAAGTCTGTTAGCGGCATTTGGATTGGCACTGAGCAAGGCAGTTATCGATCGGTCAATCGGCGGGGGGAGTTGCGCTTACAAAGTTCGGACGGATGGGATGAAGGCAAAGTCTATGATTATAAGCTAAATGGAATGGGCGATCGCGGAGCGCTTCTCGAATCTTTTATCCGACCGCCAGCGCAAAGGATGAAATGGTACGAAGCTGCAGTCACCGATCGCAAGCCAACTTGGAGTGAAATTTTTCAAACGACTGATGATCAAGACCTATCGCTCAATGCTAGCTTTCCGATTTACGATCCAGAAACAGGCGAATTACTGGGCGTGGCTTCGGCAGGTGTAGTTCTCTCTAAAATTAATGCATTCCTCAAAAACTTGCAGGTCAGCGAGTCGGGGTTAGTGTTTGTGGTAGAGGATGACGGCAAACTGGTCGGCACATCGGCATCTCAACCTGTGTACAATCGCTTTCAGGGGAAGGGCGATACGGTCAGGTTAGAGCGAATTAATGCAGCAGATAGTCGTGACCCCTTAATTAAGGCAACGGCTCAGTTTTTAATTAAACGCTACGGCGACTTTACAAGGGTAATTGCCGACCAGCGGCTGAACTTTATTAATAATGGCGATCGCAATTTTGTAAAAGTTGTGCCGTTTCGAGATGAACTAGGACTTGATTGGTTGATTGTGGTGGTGGTGCCCGAAAATGATTTTATGGCACAAATCAATACCAATACCCGCACCACATTTTGGCTATGTGCGGGAGCCGTACTGGGAACCCTGCTGTTAGGCGTGATTGGCTCGAACTGGGTAGCTCAGCCCTTGTTACGCTTGAGTCGAGCCAGTCGAGCGATCGCTGAAGGGGATCTATACCAACGCATTCCCGAACAAAACCCTATCAAAGAAATGCAGGTGACTGCCCATGCCTTTAACCAAATGGCAGAACGGTTAACGGCTTCGTTTGAACAAATTGAGGCGGCTAACGCTAACTTAGAAGGGCAAGTGAGCGATCGTACCGCCCAACTGGTGCAAGCTGTTGAAGAACTAGAGCGACTAAACCGCATTAAAGATGACTTTTTGAGCACCGTTTCCCACGAGCTACGAACGCCCATGTCTAACATTAAGTTATCAACCCAAATGTTAGAAATCAACCTGAAGCGCTTAGGTTTACTAGACTCGGAATCTAGCGCTATTCCTCGATATTTCCAGATTTTGAAAGAAGAAGGACAGCGAGAAATTAACTTAATTAACAACCTCCTGGATCTCTCTCGGCTCAACGCTAAGAACGATCCTATTATCCCTACAGCCATTCATTTGAACGCATGGTTACCAAAATTGGTAAAGCCCTTTATTGAACGAGCAGATAGTCAAGAGCAAGCTTTTTACTTAGAGGTTGCAGATCATTTACCCACGCTTACGACTGACCTCTTTAAGCTAGAGCGCATCTTGAATGAACTGCTGAATAATGCCTGTAAGTACACGCCTCCTGGATCAAAAATTATCATGTCGGCACGAGTCACTGAGATGACCGACAACGAGGGCATGCAAGAGACAGCAGACAACTGCGAGAACGGCGGCTCACAAAGTAGTCATGACCCGTTAACGTATTCTTCTGTGCAAGCGCCTGCTACGCTCAGAGCAAGCGCTTTAAAACATCCGCAAGGAGTCGCTTCGAGACATCCGCAAGAGCTTGCCCTCAAAGATTGCCTGCGACTTAGCGTTAGTAATTCAGGCGTAGAGATTCCCCCCGAAGAACACCATCGCATTTTCGACAAGTTCTACCGTATCCCCAGCAGCGACCCTTGGAAGCATGGGGGCACTGGATTAGGATTAGCACTGGTGAAAGGATTGGTAGAGCGCTTGCAGGGCAAAATCACCGTTAGAAGCGCTGAGGGGCAGACTACATTTACGGTCGATCTGCCGTTGGTCGGGTCGGAAGCCGCTTAG
- a CDS encoding TldD/PmbA family protein — MESGKDLGLEEIFDRLVEQLLNGLKEGEHLKLGLKGEQSQFVRFNRAKVRQAGCVADGQLSMTLMQDQRNGFRSFPLTGDWEVDQHQAALALTELRQEIPQLPEDPHLVLPQGTATSRENHIGKLLKPEAVAPSLLSEMAGVDFTGIYAGGSLLRAYADSAGQKHWFGTEFFSVDYSLFTEDGQAVKGTFAGNEWDAAAYSKKLAEAKNQLERLAQPPKPIPRGQYRTYLAPGAVAELLSMFSWGGVSEGSLQRGGSALALLQRGEKQFSPQFHITESFKQGLVPRFNEWGDIAPIELPLIQAGKLVNTLISSRTAKEYGKVANGATGSESLRSPEILPGNLPAENILKALDTGLYLSNLHYLNWSDRPAGRITGMTRYACFWVENGEIVAPIENLRFDESLYQCLGDNLMALTDFQEFIPEVGTYHNRNPGGMIVPGILTEGFTYTL, encoded by the coding sequence ATGGAATCTGGGAAGGATTTGGGGCTGGAAGAGATTTTCGATCGCCTCGTAGAGCAATTGTTAAATGGGTTAAAGGAGGGCGAACATCTCAAGCTAGGACTCAAGGGCGAACAGAGTCAGTTTGTCCGGTTTAATAGAGCCAAGGTGCGGCAAGCAGGCTGTGTAGCAGATGGGCAGTTGAGTATGACGTTGATGCAGGATCAGCGTAACGGGTTTCGCAGCTTTCCCTTAACTGGCGATTGGGAGGTCGATCAACACCAGGCTGCCCTCGCTTTGACTGAACTGCGGCAAGAAATTCCGCAGTTGCCTGAAGATCCTCATTTAGTCTTGCCTCAAGGCACAGCAACGAGCCGCGAAAATCATATTGGAAAACTGCTGAAGCCTGAAGCAGTGGCACCTTCGCTATTGTCTGAAATGGCGGGAGTAGATTTTACAGGCATCTATGCAGGAGGTTCGTTGCTGCGGGCATATGCTGACTCGGCAGGGCAGAAGCATTGGTTTGGCACCGAGTTCTTCTCGGTAGATTATTCGCTGTTTACTGAAGATGGGCAGGCGGTAAAAGGAACTTTTGCGGGAAATGAGTGGGATGCTGCCGCCTACTCTAAAAAATTGGCAGAAGCGAAAAATCAGCTTGAGCGCTTGGCACAACCTCCTAAGCCAATTCCTCGAGGGCAATATCGCACTTACTTAGCTCCGGGGGCAGTTGCCGAACTCCTCTCAATGTTCTCGTGGGGCGGGGTGAGTGAAGGGTCATTGCAGCGAGGCGGTAGTGCGCTTGCTTTATTGCAGCGGGGTGAAAAGCAGTTCTCACCTCAGTTTCACATTACCGAGAGCTTTAAGCAAGGATTGGTGCCTCGATTTAATGAGTGGGGAGACATTGCGCCGATAGAGTTACCGTTGATTCAAGCGGGTAAATTGGTCAATACCTTAATTAGTTCTCGGACTGCCAAAGAATATGGCAAAGTTGCAAATGGCGCAACGGGTAGCGAGTCTTTGCGATCGCCCGAAATCCTTCCTGGCAATTTACCGGCGGAAAATATTCTCAAAGCGCTAGACACAGGACTCTATCTTTCCAATTTGCATTACTTGAACTGGAGCGATCGCCCCGCCGGACGGATCACAGGCATGACTCGCTACGCCTGTTTTTGGGTCGAAAACGGCGAAATTGTTGCTCCGATCGAAAACCTCCGATTCGATGAAAGCCTCTATCAATGCTTGGGCGATAACCTTATGGCGCTCACCGACTTCCAAGAATTTATTCCTGAAGTGGGTACTTACCATAACCGTAACCCGGGCGGCATGATAGTTCCAGGAATTCTAACCGAGGGTTTCACCTACACGCTTTGA
- a CDS encoding TldD/PmbA family protein — translation MISELSKAIAALNISADWIGLRAVKDSTAYRNVRDGNPQSNGKALSQGVMVEVLVKGQIGYSATNSLRQDSIQAAAEMAYQQAIAASQWAIYPHTAAIRPKVVGEYISPIVKTLDALTPGEVNELLIRLCKNLKVSEQIVETSASAITQETEHWFVSSNGSEVYQKFFLLETQYRATAQEGAIVQERSNNGYLAHSYQGGWELFLEPNLWEKAQQVGEQAVELLTAEECPTTTTHLVLAPDQMMLQIHESIGHPLELDRILGDERNYAGGSFVKPSDFGQLSYGSELMNVTFNPTVPGEFASYSFDDIGAPASKEYVIKDGVLRRGLGSLESQARMGVPGVACARASSWNRPPIDRMANLNLEPGTHSFPALIEEIEHGVYMEANRSWSIDDQRYKFQFGCEYAKLIENGKLTKTLRNPNYRATTPEFWHSLVRVGSNDTWEMYGTPNCGKGEPNQAIRVGHGSPACVFANVEVFGGGA, via the coding sequence ATGATTTCTGAGTTATCCAAAGCGATCGCTGCTCTCAATATTTCTGCCGATTGGATTGGTCTGAGAGCCGTCAAAGACAGCACTGCCTACCGCAATGTTCGGGATGGCAATCCTCAAAGTAATGGCAAAGCCTTGAGCCAGGGCGTGATGGTAGAAGTATTGGTCAAGGGTCAAATTGGCTATAGCGCCACAAATTCCTTAAGGCAAGACAGCATTCAAGCGGCGGCAGAGATGGCTTATCAACAGGCAATCGCTGCCAGCCAGTGGGCAATCTACCCTCACACTGCCGCCATTCGCCCCAAAGTAGTAGGTGAGTACATTTCGCCTATTGTCAAAACTTTGGATGCTCTTACCCCTGGAGAAGTAAATGAGCTACTAATCCGGCTCTGTAAAAACCTTAAAGTCTCTGAGCAAATTGTCGAAACGAGCGCCAGCGCCATTACGCAGGAAACTGAGCACTGGTTTGTCAGTAGCAATGGCTCAGAAGTCTATCAAAAGTTTTTTCTGCTCGAAACTCAATATCGGGCGACAGCACAGGAAGGGGCGATCGTTCAGGAACGCAGCAATAACGGCTACCTTGCTCACAGTTACCAGGGCGGTTGGGAATTGTTTTTAGAACCGAACCTTTGGGAGAAAGCCCAGCAAGTTGGAGAACAAGCCGTAGAACTGCTGACTGCTGAAGAATGCCCAACCACCACGACTCATTTAGTGTTAGCGCCTGACCAAATGATGCTGCAAATTCATGAAAGCATTGGGCATCCCTTAGAGCTAGATCGAATTTTGGGCGATGAGCGCAACTATGCAGGCGGCAGTTTTGTGAAACCGTCTGATTTTGGTCAGCTATCCTACGGCTCTGAGTTAATGAACGTTACCTTTAACCCCACGGTTCCTGGAGAGTTTGCGAGCTATAGCTTTGATGATATTGGGGCACCTGCCAGCAAAGAGTACGTGATCAAAGATGGCGTGCTGAGGCGTGGGCTAGGAAGCTTAGAGAGCCAAGCAAGAATGGGCGTTCCAGGAGTAGCCTGTGCACGGGCTTCTTCTTGGAACCGTCCGCCCATCGATCGCATGGCAAACCTCAACCTAGAACCCGGCACGCACTCGTTTCCCGCTCTCATTGAAGAGATTGAACACGGCGTTTACATGGAGGCAAATCGGTCTTGGTCAATTGATGATCAGCGATACAAGTTTCAGTTTGGCTGCGAATATGCCAAGCTCATCGAAAATGGCAAACTGACAAAGACGCTGCGCAATCCCAACTATCGCGCCACCACGCCTGAGTTCTGGCACAGCCTCGTGCGAGTCGGCAGCAACGACACTTGGGAAATGTACGGCACGCCCAATTGTGGCAAAGGAGAGCCTAATCAAGCTATTCGAGTCGGACATGGCTCTCCCGCCTGTGTCTTTGCCAATGTCGAAGTGTTTGGCGGAGGCGCTTAG